A genomic region of Colletotrichum destructivum chromosome 5, complete sequence contains the following coding sequences:
- a CDS encoding Putative actin cytoskeleton-regulatory complex protein End3, whose protein sequence is MAPRIEAQEIETYWNIFSARTGGGQFLTGEQAAPVLKNSGLTDNQLERVWDLADVDNDGNLDFEEFCVAMRVIFDILNGEYSDVPTTLPDWLVPESKAHLVQANRALTGKQVAFEQVEDDPDSPGLKDGFDWYMTPQDKAKYESIYQENRDARGEVAFSSLEDLYESLDVPDTDIRSAWNLINPSAGPSINKDACLAFLHILNNRHEGFRIPRTVPASLRASFERNKIDYQLDNQAPGASRWATKADESTATGRKAKFGDQYLTRLGRSGFKTSGTDFSTAKTDDWEEVRLKKQLQELDEKMARVEADVERKKGGKRDSKPALVKRELEQLLDYKRKELRELEDGAGKAKGGASLKSVSEDLQTVREQVEGLETHLSSRQHVLEQLRREIEDEKLSR, encoded by the exons ATGGCTCCCCGTATCGAAGCACAAGAGATCGAGACGTACTGGAACATCTTCTCCGCCCGAACGGGCGGGGGTCAGTTCCTGACGGGAGAGCAGGCCGCGCCGGTGCTCAAGAACAGCGGCCTGACGGACAATCAGCTCGAACGGGTGTgggacctcgccgacgttgaTAACGATGGTAACCTTGACTTTGAGGAGTTCTGCGTTGCGATGAGGGTCATCTTTGATATTTTGAACGGG GAGTACTCAGACGTTCCCACGACACTCCCCGACTGGCTTGTGCCCGAATCCAAAGCACATCTTGTCCAGGCGAATCGTGCGCTCACAGGGAAGCAAGTGGCAttcgagcaggtcgaggatgacCCGGACTCGCCCGGTTTGAAGGATGGCTTCGACTGGTACATGACCCCCCAAGACAAGGCCAAATACGAGTCGATATATCAAGAAAACCGAGATGCGCGGGGCGAAGTGGCAT TTTCCTCTCTTGAGGACCTGTACGAGTCCCTCGATGTCCCCGACACCGACATTCGCTCGGCGTGGAACCTCATCAACCCCTCGGCCGGTCCCTCCATCAACAAGGACGCCTGCCTCGCCTTCCTCCACATCCTCAACAACCGCCACGAAGGGTTCCGTATCCCGCGCACCGTCCCCGCGTCCCTCCGCGCCTCATTCGAGCGCAACAAGATCGACTATCAGCTCGACAACCAGGCACCCGGTGCTTCTCGCTGGGCAACAAAGGCCGACGaatcgacggcgacgggccgCAAGGCCAAGTTCGGCGACCAGTACCTCAcgcgcctcggccgcagCGGCTTCAAGACGAGCGGCACCGACTTCTCAACGGCCAAGACGGACGACTGGGAGGAGGTCCGCCTCAAGAAGCAGCTACAGGAGCTCGATGAGAAGATGGCCCGCGTTGAGGCCGACGTTGAGCGCAAGAAGGGCGGCAAGCGCGACAGCAAGCCTGCCCTCGTCAAGCGCgagctcgagcagcttcTAGACTACAAGCGCAAGGAGCTGCGCGAGCTTGAGGACGGGGCCGGCAAAGCCAAGGGCGGCGCCAGTCTCAAGAGCGTGTCGGAAGACCTGCAGACGGTCagggagcaggtcgagggcctcgagacCCACCTCTCATCGCGGCAGCACGTGCTCGAGCAGCTACGGAGGGAGAttgaggacgagaagcttAGCAGATAA
- a CDS encoding Putative FAD/NAD(P)-binding domain, FAD/NAD(P)-binding domain superfamily → MVKTVVILGAAYGGLATAHRLLKYTRQTEQDLRVILVSKTTHFYWNLASVRAVVPDIVNDEQIFQPIEAGFAKYPKESFEFVLGTATGLDVARKSALVTTPSGPRSLPYDYLVLATGARSASPDMPWKGANSYEETLDLLHKTAEGVKAAKHIVVAGAGPTGVECAAEIRFEHKDKEVILLSAHKEILGGDTIAKGVENEIVRLGVQVKKNARVRTSRPLPDGKTEVMLVTGETIKTDLYMPTMGLVPNTEYLDASLLTEHKYVNVDDCMRVKGADNVWACGDIVTSPRAGFMLTDKQAAGVVKNIELAIKGKDQLAVKGMPVDVFVCSTGRSRGAGRVGIVKVPSLFVWGLKSRTLGMNWTQPYTTGAQW, encoded by the exons ATGGTCAAGACGGTTGTTATTCTCGGTGCGGCTTACGGCGGTCTGGCCACCGCTCATCGATTGCTCAAGTACACACGCCAGACAGAGCAAGACCTCAGAGTGATATTGGTTTCAAAG ACAACCCATTTCTACTGGAACCTGGCCTCCGTCCGTGCCGTTGTGCCTGACATCGTCAACGACGAGCAGATCTTCCAGCCGATTGAGGCGGGTTTCGCCAAGTATCCAAAGGAAAGCTTTGAGTTCGTGCTCGGCACGGCCACGGGTCTTGACGTGGCCCGCAAGTCGGCTCTCGTCACTACCCCGTCCGGCCCCCGGTCCCTACCCTATGACTACCTTGTTCTCGCCACTGGCGCCCGCTCCGCGAGCCCGGACATGCCATGGAAAGGCGCCAACTCATACGAGGAAACCCTTGATCTGCTACacaagacggccgagggtGTCAAGGCGGCAAAGCATATCGTCGTGGCGGGCGCCGGCCCCACGGGTGTTGAgtgcgccgccgagatccgcTTCGAGCACAAGGATAAGGAGGTCATCCTGCTGTCGGCCCACAAGGAGAtactcggcggcgacaccATTGCCAAGGGCGTTGAGAACGAGATCGTACGGCTGGGGGTACAGGTCAAGAAGAACGCGCGAGTGAGAACCTCACGGCCGCTGCCAGACGGCAAGACGGAGGTGATGCTCGTCACTGGGGAGACCATCAAGACGGATCTGTACATGCCGACGATGGGCCTCGTGCCGAACACCGAGTACCTCGACGCCAGCCTACTCACCGAGCACAAGTATGTCAACGTGGATGACTGCATGCgcgtcaagggcgccgaTAACGTCTGGGCGTGCGGAGACATCGTCACATCTCCGCGCGCCGGTTTCATGCTCACGGACAAGCAG gccgccggcgtggtCAAGAACATCGAGCTCGCCATCAAGGGCAAGGATCAGTTGGCCGTGAAGGGCATGCCAGTCGACGTCTTTGTGTGCTCCACTGGCCGCAGCCGCGGCGCGGGCcgcgtcggcatcgtcaaaGTGCCCTCCCTCTTCGTCTGGGGTTTGAAATCCAGGACCCTGGGGATGAACTGGACTCAGCCATACACCACTGGGGCCCAGTGGTGA
- a CDS encoding Putative acyl-CoA-binding protein, ACBP, whose translation MSAPQSEAFKQAVTDSKKLTAKPGNDELLELYGLYKVSTGEDISSAPKPGMFDLKGKAKQGAWQKVVDEGTTPEQAQEKYVALVNTLKEKYGYDANKEPEAVGN comes from the exons ATGTCTGCCCCCCAGAGCGAAGCCTTCAAGCAGGCTGTCACCGACAGCAAGAAGCTTACCGCCAAGCCCGGCAacgacgagctccttgagctcTACG GCCTTTACAAGGTCAGCACCGGCGAGGACATCTCCAGCGCCCCCAAGCCTGGCATGTTCGACCTCAAG GGTAAGGCGAAGCAAGGTGCGTGGCagaaggtcgtcgacgaaggcACCACCCCCGAACAGGCCCAGGAGAAGtacgtcgccctcgtcaacaCTCTCAAGGAGAAGTACGGCTACGACGCCAACAAGGAGCCCGAGGCTGTTGGCAACTAA
- a CDS encoding Putative tyrosyl-DNA phosphodiesterase I, translating into MDRPPKRQRLSGDVKESKTGNRHPGPQSLSRAISPPKKRNRHGDRIASPFQLTRIRDLPEAANKDTVTLKDILGDPLIAECWEFNFLHDIHFLMSHFDEDTRNLVKVHVIHGFWKKEDPNRLALQEDAEAYPNVELHGAFMPEMFGTHHSKMMVLIRHDDSAQVIIHTANMIVRDWTNMTNAVWRSPLLPLLSDDHAEDASATDHPFGTGKRFKHDLLSYLRAYNARRPITRTLVTHLCNYDFSSVRATFIASVPGRHPIHDTSQTAWGWPALKRALGSVPVQEGESEIVVQVSSIATLGPTDSWIQKCLFDSLAASKNKPSSRPKPKFKVVFPTADEIRRSLDGYASGGSIHTKIQSQQQMKQLQYLRPIFCHWANDAPEGKMLSETAAIQKAGRERAAPHIKTYIRYGEKSIDWALVTSANISKQAWGEATGASQEVRIASWEVGVLVWPSIITDNATMVGTFETDMPPREGGSGDTVVGLRIPYDLPLQSYGKDEIPWVASMAHTEPDRMGRFWGAE; encoded by the exons ATGGACCGGCCCCCGAAAAGACAGCGTCTATCCGGGGACGTCAAGGAGTCCAAGACAGGAAATAGACACCCTGGTCCTCAATCTCTGAGCCGGGCCATCAGCCCTCCTAAGAAAAGGAACCGACACGGCGATCGTATTGCATCACCTTTCCAGCTTACCCGCATTCGAGATTTGCCTGAAGCCGCGAACAAGGATACCGTTACGCTGAAAGACATCCTCGGTGATCCTTTGATTGCTGAATGTTGGGAGTTTAACTTCTTGCACGACATACATTTCCTGATGAGCCACTTTGACGAGGACACGAGAAACCTAGTCAAGGTCCACGTTATCCATGGTTTCTGGAAAAAGGAGGATCCGAACCGGTTGGCTCTCCAG GAAGATGCAGAAGCATACCCAAATGTCGAGCTCCATGGCGCTTTCATGCCCGAGATGTTCGGAACTCATCATTCCAAAATGATGGTTTTGATCCGCCACGATGACTCGGCCCAAGTGATCATACACACGGCCAACATGATTGTCAGAGACTGGACGAACATGACCAATGCTGTCTGGCGATCGCCGTTGCTTCCACTCCTTTCTGACGATCATGCCGAAGATGCTTCGGCAACCGACCATCCTTTTGGGACAGGGAAGAGGTTCAAACATGACCTGCTTAGCTACTTGAGAGCCTATAATGCCCGCAGACCAATCACCAGAACCTTGGTCACCCATCTGTGCAATTACGACTTTTCGAGTGTGCGAGCTACATTCATCGCTAGCGTTCCCGGGCGCCATCCCATTCACGACACTTCACAGACGGCCTGGGGCTGGCCGGCGCTTAAGAGAGCATTAGGCAGCGTCCCTGTACAAGAAGGGGAGTCCGAGATCGTGGTCCAGGTATCGTCCATCGCCACTCTGGGACCTACAGACAGTTGGATTCAGAAATGTCTCTTCGATTCTCTCGCAGCGTCAAAAAACAAACCATCGAGCCGCCCTAAACCAAAGTTCAAAGTGGTGTTCCCAACCGCGGATGAAATCAGACGAAGCCTTGACGGGTACGCATCCGGTGGTTCAATCCATACGAAAATCCAGTCTCAACAGCAGATGAAGCAATTGCAATACCTGCGGCCCATCTTCTGCCATTGGGCAAACGATGCCCCGGAAGGAAAGA TGTTGTCCGAAACAGCGGCAATCCAAAAAGCCGGTCGAGAACGAGCAGCGCCGCACATCAAGACCTACATTCGTTACGGCGAGAAGTCGATAGACTGGGCCCTCGTCACCTCGGCCAATATTTCCAAGCAAGCATGGGGCGAGGCAACGGGAGCGTCGCAAGAGGTTAGGATCGCATCGTGGGAGGTCGGAGTACTGGTCTGGCCTTCTATCATAACGGACAACGCGACGATGGTCGGTACCTTCGAGACGGACATGCCTCccagagagggaggaagcGGAGATACAGTAGTCGGATTGAGAATTCCCTACGATCTGCCACTTCAGTCCTACGGCAAAGATGAGATACCCTGGGTGGCGAGCATGGCCCATACGGAGCCAGACAGGATGGGAAGATTCTGGGGCGCCGAGTAG
- a CDS encoding Putative ankyrin repeat-containing domain superfamily has product MVEIHQLVQGLPQTFERKTERIRDTLVAGHANIDNMVATLDGQIRAQASDLEQLLTAKCQPPNQRNLLRLDGPNVEADPYVSVEVSVHRNCLSCCRCQCHQHQRMQSPAWMRSVFGTLFLQYNSVPLLRPQKCDLGECRASSPASSRLIYLFPKWFLSRAVFLATSWSSLTGTGASIHLHVPRLVPRDQMVSVVYNCDIAWIKRGITNSTVLPTDVDDDGNSLLMLSLRDVNLSLSEFLVQQGWPLHLENVTGWTASSRSRLLFYATKHERIQSLKPEHRRMIEHLTFSQGGPGSTSTLIHDAVLGVTSMSVSDAITQARLDIDSLDSYGWCPLHWAIYLDDYNSLEVLLYRGASPKTVTRSGWTPLHYAARYEHPGSVRMAQAVIDAGADINAQVRNYRGLKGETAIIFAFDNPEMVKLLLEYSSVIVVKTDINWVCPLSYRARRTSNVDRHDPRRWYWDRSLDLLISAGMDLDLPSQQTGYEGRTPLHDTILWRNAALLELLIQHGARLDAMDKYGSGVLHFAAQSANLELINVLRDAQICGLNPDQTNAAGDTPMRIMTARMYGDEERRQPGETRPTYEEWLAFKQLLLEIRGRNCGHFSTDHTGIVFLGRYSHSAQSDVEDITSMGVSEDDRSDEDEFFDTSEG; this is encoded by the exons ATGGTCGAAATTCATCAGCTCGTTCAAGGCCTGCCCCAGACTTTTGAAAGAAAAACCGAGAGGATTCGCGATACATTGGTCGCAGGCCATGCCAACATCGACAATATGGTGGCCACGCTCGACGGCCAGATTCGTGCACAAGCATCCGACCTGGAACAATTGTTAACGGCCAAATGTCAACCTCCGAATCAGCGCAATCTTCTGAGGCTGGACGGCCCAAATGTCGAAGCCGATCCTTACGTTTCGGTCGAGGTTTCAGTCCACCGAAACTGCTTGTCCTGCTGCAGATGCCAGTGTCATCAACATCAGAGAATGCAGAGCCCAGCTTGGATGCGCTCCGTCTTTGGCACACTTTTTCTCCAATACAACAGCGTCCCGTTGCTGAGGCCCCAAAAGTGCGACCTCGGAGAATGCAGAGCAAGCTCTCCTGCTTCGTCGCGCTTGATCTACCTCTTTCCCAAGTGGTTTCTCTCTCGCGCTGTCTTTCTTGCGACTTCCTGGAGTAGTCTGACTGGGACAGGTGCTTCTATCCATCTTCACGTCCCAAGGCTTGTTCCACGAGATCAGATGGTATCGGTTGTGTACAACTGTGATATTGCATGGATAAAACGAGGCATCACCAACTCGACTGTACTGCCAACAGACGTAGATGATGACGGAAACTCGCTTCTCATG TTATCCCTTCGTGACGTTAACCTCTCCCTCTCGGAATTCCTCGTTCAACAGGGCTGGCCGCTACACCTGGAAAATGTGACTGGATG GACAGCTTCATCACGCTCCCGACTTCTGTTCTACGCTACGAAGCACGAGCGGATCCAATCACTCAAACCTGAGCATCGCCGTATGATCGAGCATCTCACATTTTCACAAGGAGGACCAGGCAGTACATCGACTTTGATACACGACGCAGTTCTTGGAGTGACGTCAATGTCCGTATCGGATGCAATAACTCAGGCCCGTTTGGACATTGATAGCCTTGACAGCTATGGGTGGTGTCCGCTACACTGGGCAATCTATCTCGACGATTACAATTCGCTCGAGGTCCTACTGTACCGTGGCGCCAGCCCAAAGACAGTGACCAGAAGCGGTTGGACGCCGCTTCATTACGCGGCGAGATATGAACATCCTGGCTCTGTGAGAATGGCCCAGGCAGTCATTGACGCCGGCGCAGATATCAATGCACAGGTCAGAAACTATCGGGGGCTCAAAGGGGAAACTGCAATCATATTCGCCTTCGACAACCCGGAGATGGTCAAACTTCTGTTGGAGTACAGTTCCGTCATCGTTGTCAAAACAGACATTAATTGGGTGTGTCCGTTGTCGTACCGAGCTCGTCGGACGAGCAACGTCGATCGTCATGATCCAAGAAGATGGTACTGGGATCGATCCCTAGATCTACTCATCAGTGCCGGTATGGACCTCGACTTGCCATCGCAGCAAACGGGCTACGAGGGACGAACGCCTCTTCATGATACGATCCTGTGGCGTAATGCAGCGTTGTTAGAGCTCTTGATCCAACATGGCGCTAGGCTCGATGCCATGGACAAGTATGGGTCAGGCGTGCTACACTTTGCAGCTCAAAGTGCGAATCTCGAGCTCATCAACGTGTTGCGGGATGCTCAAATCTGCGGTTTGAATCCGGATCAAACAAACGCTGCTGGCGATACGCCGATGAGGATCATGACGGCACGGATgtacggcgacgaggaacgAAGGCAGCCTGGCGAGACAAGACCGACGTATGAGGAGTGGTTGGCCTTCAAACAGCTGTTGCTGGAAATACGGGGACGCAATTGTGGCCACTTCTCGACAGATCATACCGGCATAGTGTTCCTTGGGAGGTATTCGCACAGCGCCCAGAGTGATGTTGAGGATATCACTTCTATGGGGGTTTCGGAGGACGACCGCAGCGATGAAGACGAGTTCTTTGACACATCTGAAGGGTAA
- a CDS encoding Putative Thioredoxin domain-containing protein, whose amino-acid sequence MRLSPMFLLLGSTLLSGAQAAAVADEKDDQANTFFNSMKVPPMLELTPDTYDKEVKAHQFMLVKHYSPYCPHCIDYAPIYQTLYEFYYTSKPESKEDKSFTDFYDFRFATVNCVAYYDLCASHNVASYPTTILYKNGELAELIKGVKEIDQLSPIIEKQLEAAKPGTRPRNIELPEEGDKYSPDKAPGKSDDSKKPADDKADAPKDAKNDAKADAKTDAKTPPKEETKAPPKAPPAKGDTKPVDKTDAKTEAKTGTNAEKADAKASTTEKAVATPTKSVVKKPTVTPNKDGISMPLTAEKFQSLVTMTQEPWFVKFYAPWCHHCQAMAPNWQQLAKEMKGRLNVGEVNCDVETRLCKDVRLRGYPTILFFKGGERVEYEGLRGLGDFVHYAEKAIDISEGVQDVDAESLAALEEKEEVIFIYFYDHATTSEDFMALERIPLSLIGKAKLVKTKDPVLYARYKITTWPRLLVSREGRPTYYQPLTPKEMRDVHQVLNWMKSVWLPIIPEMTASNARDIMDGKIVVLGIINREDQEGFLRAKRELKSAANEWMDKQITLFQHERQELRDAKQLRIDEAEDRGDQRALRAAKATRINMDKSDRKQVAFAWVDSVFWQRWIRTTYGIDTKDGDRVIINDEDNRRYWDTTITGNNILLSRTSILETINKVVTSPPKIKPKLTISSFEKIFFDMRVTFVEHPYLTLGCIVGLAFGAFSWFRSRARRGRGGHFRLEESWGNKELMKEGLLGPNGNGKVD is encoded by the exons ATGAGGTTATCGCCTATGTTCCTTTTGCTGGGCTCGACCCTACTTTCCGGGGcgcaagcagcagcagtagcagaCGAGAAGGATGACCAAGCAAACACCTTCTTCAACTCCATGAAGGTGCCGCCGATGCTCGAGTTGACACCGGACACCTACGACAAGGAGGTGAAGGCCCATCAGTTCATGCTTGTCAAGCACTACAG CCCTTACTGCCCGCATTGCATAGATTATGCGCCGATATACCAGACCCTGTACGAGTTCTACTACACCTCCAAGCCTGAGTCCAAGGAAGACAAATCGTTTACCGACTTTTACGATTTCCGCTTCGCCACGGTGAACTGCGTGGCCTACTACGATCTCTGCGCATCCCACAATGTCGCATCGTATCCAACTACCATTCTCTACAAGAatggcgagctggccgagttGATCAAGGGCGTCAAGGAAATCGACCAACTCAGCCCCATCATCGAGAAGCAGCTGGAAGCGGCCAAGCCCGGAACCAGGCCCCGCAACATCGAGCTAcccgaggagggcgacaaGTACTCCCCCGACAAGGCACCCGGCAAGTCCGACGACTCCAAGAAGCCAGCGGACGACAAGGCCGACGCCCCAAAGGATGCCAAGAACGATGCTAAGGCCGATGCGAAGACTGACGCGAAGACGCCGCCCAAAGAAGAGACCAAAGCCCCCCCGAAAGCCCCCCCTGCGAAGGGTGATACGAAGCCTGTCGATAAGACCGATGCGAAGACTGAGGCGAAGACCGGTACTAATGCCGAAAAGGCCGACGCAAAAGCCAGTACCACCGAGAAGGCTGTTGCTACTCCTACCAAGTCCGTGGTGAAGAAGCCTACCGTTACTCCCAACAAGGACGGCATCTCTATGCCTCTTACCGCCGAGAAGTTCCAATCCTTGGTGACCATGACCCAGGAGCCCTGGTTCGTCAAGTTTTACGCGCCGTGGTGTCACCACTGCCAGGCCATGGCACCTAACTGGCAGCAACTAGCCAAGGAGATGAAGGGTCGGCTGAATGTCGGCGAAGTGAACTGCGACGTGGAGACCAGACTTTGTAAGGATGTCCGCCTCCGCGGCTACCCTaccatcctcttcttcaaggGCGGTGAGCGGGTCGAATACGAAGGTTTGAGAGGCCTCGGCGACTTCGTCCATTACGCCGAGAAGGCGATCGACATTAGTGAGGGGGTTCAGGATGTGGACGCCGAGTCGCTGGCAGCCcttgaggagaaggaagaggtCATCTTCATATATTTCTACGACCACGCTACCACCAGTGAGGACTTCATGGCTCTCGAGCGTATCCCCCTCAGTCTCATCGGCAAGGCGAAACTTGTCAAGACGAAGGACCCCGTTCTCTACGCTCGTTACAAGATCACGACTTGGCCTCGCTTGCTCGTGTCCAGGGAGGGTCGCCCCACGTATTACCAGCCGCTTACGCCCAAGGAGATGCGCGATGTTCACCAAGTTTTGAACTGGATGAAATCGGTCTGGCTGCCCATCATTCCCGAGATGACCGCCTCCAACGCGCGAGACATCAtggacggcaagatcgtcgTTCTCGGTATCATCAACAGGGAGGACCAAGAAGGCTTCCTCAGAGCCAAGCGCGAATTGAAGAGTGCCGCCAACGAGTGGATGGACAAGCAAATCACCCTCTTCCAGCATGAACGACAAGAACTGCGGGATGCCAAACAACTCCGCATTGATGAGGCTGAAGACCGCGGCGACCAACGCGCTCTGCGCGCAGCCAAGGCCACTCGCATCAATATGGACAAGTCAGACAGGAAGCAGGTTGCCTTTGCCTGGGTCGATAGCGTCTTCTGGCAGAGGTGGATTCGCACCACATACGGCATTGACACCAAGGATGGAGATCGTGTTATCATCAACGACGAAGAT AACCGCCGATACTGGGATACGACCATCACTGGTAACAACATCCTTCTGTCCCGGACCTCGATTTTGGAGACCATTAACAAGGTCGTCACCTCGCCGCCCAAGATCAAGCCCAAGCTCACCATCTCGAGCTTCGAGAAGATCTTCTTCGACATGCGCGTAACCTTCGTCGAGCACCCCTACCTGACCTTGGGCTGCATCGTCGGCCTGGCATTTGGTGCCTTCTCATGGTTTCGCAGCCGCGCTCGCCGGGGCCGTGGTGGACACTTCCGCTTGGAGGAGTCCTGGGGCAACAAGGAACTGATGAAGGAGGGTCTGTTGGGCCCCAATGGCAACGGCAAGGTGGACTAG